The DNA sequence aaatattaaatgaaatgaaaattttaattaatatataaacctAATATTGAGCTATCAAAATTATAACATCTTTatgaatacattttttatatggttATACATTCTAGTATATAATGAAACTACCAAGTCCTATATACTAACTAttacacattataaaatatatactataattaatcacttaaatctttaattaactaatatataattattaggcCTTTGCAAAAAGGGCAGATCCGTCCGAGAGACCCACATTTTTCAACCTAAACAAACACGGGTTCATCGGGCCAAAAATTACTTGCGGGTTTTATACCAACAACCCGTCAAATCCGTCGAAACCGAAAGAAAAACCCTATCTCagaatcaaaaacaaaaacatctcAAGCTCGAAAAGGAAGACTCGTCATTCGCCATCACCGTCTTCTGTCATTGCATAggtgcgctctctctctctctctctctcagagtaAGATTTAGGTTTTCTGCTCATGGGTAGGCCCGTGGGTCGAAGAGGGAGTGGTGGGGCTGGGGATGTGTTTGGCACTTTAGGTCTATTGCGGGATGAAGGGAGAGAACTTGGTGGGTGTTTTGGTCGGTCTCTCTAAAAACAATTACTCATCATTTTTTGTTTGGGACGAGTTCGTTACAGTTTACAAAGAATTTACATTTTCCCCCACTGTTTTCGATATGATCTTGAAGGCTTATGCTGAAAAGGGTCTGATAAAGAATGCATTGCATGCGTTTGATAATATGGCGAAGCACGGACGTATACCAAGTTTGTGGTCCTGTAACTCTTTGTAATTACCCATGTTCTTGTACTTGTACTATGGATAATGTTAGTGGAAatgcttattttctttcttttatttattgattaataaatacacaaaaaaattgtCGACGTCAAAGTTCAGATCCTTGTAAAACATGCATTTTTTGCTGAAATTCTGTtttgaggttgactttgaggaTGTGTACAATGTAGCTACgtataacaattggtatcaattGAAACTAAGTACTgaacaatataatttatttcgCTTGTCTTCTTATATGTTTTCTTCTGAGGTTGTCAAGTAATGAAGGGGAGGACTTGGAgcattgttctttttttttttttttttgaatttaccTTTTACTGATCTAACAAATATTAGGGGCATAATTTTTTCCACTCCTTTTAgttttactattttttgttaTCAACTGTGGATCAGAATAAATCATTGACTTATATTTATGATACATGTACGGTAtaagtacatatttatttgatgtgctattattgatttaatattagactttttcataatggcAGATATAGAGGAAGAGATGGGAAGCTGCCATAATTTGATCATTGGATGCTCCTTAGTCTTCTATTagttaatgttcatatttataatttagatagtttttataatagatggcttttgtacattttttttattagtttttgtataaatttaaccTATATGTTAGCCATTAAATCAAATAGTTCTAAGGAAGGACATGAGTTGATTAGTGGTATCATGGGCAGTAGTGGTATCATGGGCAGTATGGATAAAGTCCATCGAAGGGCCTCCTTATTATTGatgaaagtttattttttagtaaatacAGTTGAAGTGAGTTTTGCATAAACTTAGTCTACCAAAGTATGACGTGCTTCAAACattggtgaaaaaaaaacaaccgaCTCGACCTGCACAGTAGCTGGTCGGGCTGGATCAAGTTGGCACGCAAACAGTAATGATTCGAGTCAGGTCGGGTCCAGACCCAGTTGAATGTcatcgggttgcaggcctaataattataaactatattcAATATACAGGTATAAATGACTAggtatatttaattatgatcTCCCTCACTCGGTAGAGGCTCCTCTCCTGTCTTTGTACAGGCTCTTCCATTGGTCTTTTGTCTTCTTCATTTGCTACCTCGATGGCAGATGACCTAGAATTTCTGTACCAACATTTGTCGTTATCTGAGAAGGAGAAGGGTGAGATTCATGTGGAATCTTCGCTCTTAGAATCTAATATTACACGTGGGGAACGTTGTTTGGTGATGTCCTTGTTAACTGATCGGTATTATAATCGAGAGGCTCTCAAGAACATGATGCGAAAAGTGTGGCAACCTGCATGCAAGGTGCCCTTTAAAGATTTGGGATCAAATTTATTTCTGGTGGAATTTGAGGATGATCGGGATAAACAACGTATTCTTTGGGAGGGGCCTTGGTCGTTTGATTGCTATCTTGTTCTTTTGAAGCAGCTGGAAGGGAACTACAAGTAACAAAAATACGACTTCATGAGGCTGCGTTCTGGATCAGGTTGTATGATTTGCCTTTAAATGCTATGAATGTAGAGGTGGGAGGCTCATTGGAAATAAGATTGGCATTGTGGAGGAAGTTGATGGGGAGCAGAGTGAAGTTGCATGGGGTGAGTATCTGAGGATCAGAGTAAGGGTAAATATCTCCCAGCCTCTTATGCGGGGCATCACTGTGAAGCTGGGTCAGTTTGGTTCAGTTTGGATTCGGTTTGCTTATGAACGTTTGCCaaatttttgttatatgtgTGGTAAACTTGGTCATCAGCAGAAAGATTGTGAGATCAATGGGACTCAGGGTGCACGAGATACTGATCAGCTCCCCTTTGGTCCATGGCTACATGTTGGAACTACTATGGGAAGAGCGAAGGATAATTCTGGCCAAAGGCGCTCGACCTTCCGGGAATTCTCACCAGCATCTTCATCGGAGATGGAACAATAACCCGCTGGAGTTAAGGCTGGAAATCAGGAAACTGTTGAGAATGATTCCGTTATTAGTGCTTCGGGTATGCATAATTTAGAGGAAGCTGTTATGGAAGGTATTAATGCAGGAGGTAGGAATGGGATGCTGCCCTCTGGTGCTGTTACTGGGAGTGATTCGGATCCCTTAATTGACGCTTAGGAGATTATTCTGTGTAATGCAAGAACTGATTCCTTAACTGATAATGATATGAATGTAGGGGTTGTTTCGTCTGTTGATGCTCCTACGGTTTTCACAGATAAGGTAACTCAAGATGATGGGCCTAAGGTCCTAGAGGGAGAGGGCTTTGTGGGTCAGGTTTCAAGGCCCAAAAGGGGAAGGCCTAGTCGGAAGTGGACTAGAGTTGGTCTCCCTTTACAACTGAACCCAATTGATGGCATTTTGAAGCAGGATGTTAATGGGAAGAAGGCTGTTATACAGCATGCTATTGTTTCTAAACGAGGGAAGACTAGTGTGCAGGAGGATGAGGGTATTCCAATGGTGGAGGCTGTTATGCAGCCCTGCCGAGAACAATGGAAACTATAAGTTGGAACtctcgtgggcttgggaacccacgaggGTTTAGAGCACTTCGTGACTTGGTCATGAGGGAAGGTCCCAAAGTGTTGTTTTTGCAAGAGACTAAGATGACTGTTAAGCAGATGGAATGTGTATGTGTTAGAGTCGGGTTTGATTGTTGTTTTGCAGTAGCTTGAGAGGGAAGAAGTGGTGGTTTGGCAATGCTATGgatgaaagaaattaatttatccATTGAGAGTTTCTCTTCCTACCACATTGATGCAAAGATCCAGGATGATGATAAAGGGTTGGTTTGGAAACTCTCTGGTTTGTATGGGCACCCAGAAACTGAGAAAAGAGATGAGTCTTGGAGATTGCTTCGAACTTTGAAGGAAGATGGGGATATTCCATGGCTTGTTTATGGTGATTTCAATGAGGTGCTATGTCAATGAGAGAAAATGGGTGGAAGGCCTAGATCAGACAGATTAATGCAGGCGTTCAGAGATGTGCTTGATGATTGTAGACTTGATAGATTTGTTGCTAATACCAATTGGAAGGAATGCTTCCCTCTCTCTCGGGTCATTCATGGTGTTGCTGCTCATTCAGATCATGTGCCAATTATGTTATTGCCCACTTCTGATATAAAAGGGCCAAGACATAAAATTTTTAGGTTTGAGGCTATGTGGGTTGAGGATGAGGAGTGTGGTGATGTTATTTCAAGGTTTTGGCAGGGAGGTTTTGAAGGGAGGTCAATGGTAGCAATCACTGACAGATTAAGTAGTTGTAGCAGGGGACTAGAAGCATGGAAGAAGTTGAAATTTGGGCATATCCAGATGAACATTAGAAGGGCTCGAGCTAATATTCATAGATTGCAATTAGAGGATGCTAGAAGGATTTCAAAAGAGGAATTAATGCAGGCTAGAAACAACTTGTAGGCTTGGTTGGAGAGGGAGGAAATTATGTGGAAGCAAAGAGCAAAAGTTTTATGGTTGAAGGGAGGGGacagaaattcaaaattttttcatcacaAAGCTTCTCAGAGGAACAGTAAGAATTGGATTAAAGGGTTGAAAAGTGAAGATGGGACATGGAAATATGAAGAGGAAAGAGACCAgattatcttaaattattttcagtCTTTGTTTCATTCTGAACAACAGAGTTGTAACTTGGATTTTCTGGATGGTTTTAGTGGGAAAGTCACTGCTTCAATGAATGCTGATTTGTTAAAGAAGTTTTCTCGTGATGAAATCAAGATAGCTTTGGATCAAATGCATCCTACCAAGTCACCTGGTCCAGATGGTATGGCTCCAATTTTCTTCCAACAATTTTGGCACATAGTGGGGGATGATGTCGCTAATGCAGTCT is a window from the Juglans regia cultivar Chandler chromosome 7, Walnut 2.0, whole genome shotgun sequence genome containing:
- the LOC118348856 gene encoding uncharacterized protein LOC118348856 — encoded protein: MADDLEFLYQHLSLSEKEKGEIHVESSLLESNITRGERCLVMSLLTDRYYNREALKNMMRKVWQPACKVPFKDLGSNLFLVEFEDDRDKQRILWEGPWSFDCYLVLLKQLEGNYKGGRLIGNKIGIVEEVDGEQSEVAWGEYLRIRVRVNISQPLMRGITVKLGQFGSVWIRFAYERLPNFCYMCGKLGHQQKDCEINGTQGARDTDQLPFGPWLHVGTTMGRAKDNSGQRRSTFREFSPASSSEMEQ